Part of the Vigna radiata var. radiata cultivar VC1973A chromosome 11, Vradiata_ver6, whole genome shotgun sequence genome is shown below.
TTTGAGATAGCGATTGCAAGTACTTAGGGTTTATGCGTTTTTTTCAGTGTGCTGCTGGATTCTTTGGTGGTTGATCGAGGCTCACGGTGGTGACAGCCCGTGGAGGTCTCTATCGTGCTTTTCTATGTGACTTTACTTTGTATTTCCATTTCAATGAATTTCAGTTTCGTGCATTTGTTCtattttactttcaattttGATTCCGTTAATTTTATGCAATGTCTTTTACGTTTCTATTAGTttagcttttattttgtttaattgcaTTTGAGAGTAGTGATTGAATCTGATTTTTGGTTTATGATGCTTTGGTTGATTTAGTTTAGGtgtattttgaattgaaattagGAATTTGTCTTTGATTCTGTTCTGGATAGTTGTATTTTAGTACTAGTATTTTGCTGATTTTACTATTTCTTCaatcaaaatttagaattaggTGTGATGTATATTGGTTGGATGAATGGTTGAAAAGTGCCAACTTAGGTTCTGGAATATGAATCAAAAATACCCAAAgtggattttaattttaacaggATGTCTTCTTGTAAGTGCATTTGTGACTCTTTCATCCAAACTAATGTGTATTTGCCTCTGATTTTAGGTTCTGATtctatctttagttagtttctTAGCTTTTATACCTGATGAATACACGGGAGATTAGTTTAGCTTAGGTAAtgatttcatattttcttttcaattgaatttgattttttgagTAATGAATCTTATTTTGTAGAGGTATTTACTAGGTTCTCTTATTGTCTAATTCTAAGTgttgtttcaattttgtttcatatcaCATTTCATTGTACATTACAGGTTCATTTCGTAGTAGTTTAGATTTCTATTTCCTATTCTTTTacttcactttatttttttctttctttaaacagattttagttttaattcttttctttttaatttcatttttttactgTCCCAACCTTGCATTAGTAGTTAGTTAGGTAATAAATAAAAGCAAGATTAGCTTTACATTTTCTAAACTTAATTTTGCTGAGTCTTTGGATTGATTCCCTGGTGAATCCTATGCTTCATCAATGGGAATTaggttttgttgactttttatGCTGCCAAAAAGCCTTTCAATAGTTATTTCATGTATAATATTCTAATACAATAATCATCTTCATTAGGATTGTGCTGGCTGTCTGGTAGGTATTGCTTGCACAACATTCTGTTATAGATACAGATACCGAGGGTAGAGAGGCATTGAGTATTTTTCTGTCATTTTGGGAAGTAGGAGCTTGTTATGCTGGATATAGGAGGTTAATTTCTCTAGCTTTTTGCTGCAATAACTGTGACTTCCTTCTGTTACTGATAATGCCTTACTGATTACATTTTAACCTTTGGTTCTATAAAATGAAGTATATGTTACTGTTCCATAAGTAAGAGAGAGTCAACTAATACCCACATGCTGTGTTCAAGAGGCTCACAGCTAATTAGGGAATAGGTGGCATGGACAGTAGAATAAGTTTCTTTCTGTGAAactcaaaaagaaaacaacaaataactGTAAAAGTTTAGTAAGAAAATGATTGAGTTATCATCATGTTGAGTGATGATTGGTAAGACTCTTGGTCCctatcttcttccttcttcaattaTTAGTTTTCCTTCTCAAGAATAAGACATGAACTTTCCTCGACTTTCCTGTTTTTATAGGATATCTTATCTCCGTcaagattttcaaatttgagAGTTTCTATAAATTTGTGGAAGTCTCATAAACtcgtaagaaaaagaaattataaattcaaatattataatagaatgATTAAGCATAAACTGAATACCAAGGTTCAACATTCTTCCTATTTCTAGCAagatgaattttgaatttaaatattcttcTACTCAGAATAATAATCACATTCCACTTTTCTACTTTCGAGTGTTTCCATCTAATATGTAACCTATTTTCTAtaacaattttacttttacttttaatatataagaatgAACAATTGCTTTCAATTGAATTTTATCCATTTCCAAGGATACTTTAAATTGATCCCTAGTTTCAATTTTCAACTacaaacatattatataattattaaataattaaaataattcctaattaaaatcttaaactgaaaccctaattcctaactataaaattcaattaaaaaaaatcatttatagataatataatatatattatattatatttctctcCTAAAAGCTGCAGCTTAACACCCCAAAAAAATTCTCTTTCTCTTAAACAGTGTGGCGTGACACTTTCCTTCCTCTCCTAAATGTTGCAGCACGGTGAGACACACGATAGAGCGGTGAGGATTGACGGCAACGACAGCAAGGGAACACGATCACACGGTGATTAAGCCAAGAACGAACACAAAAGTTGATGCAAAAGTGAAATCCTACATTAGGTGAGTTTTCTTCCGTTTCTCACACCAAATGACTGTGGTGGCTGATGTTTCGGGGTTTAAAAAATTTCTCCTTTGagtgtaatataatatattctatAGTGTATCTCAGTGCCAGAAGGATCCTTGCTATGTAAGGGTATGAAGGAGGGTTGTATTATGCAGCCTTAGCCTTGCATATGCAAAGAGGATGTTTCTGGATTTAAACACATGACCAACCAGTCATCATCATTGAAAATTAAGTTTCTCAGAAATTATTTTGCTATGTAATCACAACTTTGTGCGTAATTGGTTTCTGAATGTAAGAAATAAATTACCAATTGActattttgttttggaattgGACCTgaaatttctgaattttttgcaagttgaattaattaattttttagtggCTAAAGTGGAAAGTGGATCAATGTTCAGGATTAAAAGTGTATACTGACCTCGTCTGTCCCTTCAAGAAGTCACTGGAAGAAGTAGTATCACAGCTCGAATGAATAACCCAGGGAGACTCAAGTCTTCTAGTTCGGAACTAGACCTTGATCAACCAAACATTGAGGATTACCTCCCTTCTGGATCCACCATTCAACAAGAACCTCATGGAAAGCTTTCTCTGTATGCTATCACTATTTCCTTGTGTTGCTTGTACTGTTACTTGATACTGAATATAGGCTTGAAATGAAAGAACAGTATTTTCTTCAATAGATCTGTTAGAGAGAAATTTTCAGGCATCATTTAATATTCCCAGTTATCTTTCTGATACTTTTTCAGGCATGATTTACTCAATATATCCCCTACTTTATCTGAGGCAGCAGGTGCTATTGTAGATGTAAGTATTTGCGGTGatcttttatttgttctttcCTTGTTTTGAGGTGTCAGTATTTTCTTTCAGAGACCCAAATCAGGAACTAatgttgatattattattatagcgagaaattacataattaattctACATCTTTTAAATGCTAAACATTGTCCTGCTACTGTGTGTCGCTCCTTGTCTTGGCTTGGGTGGTTTGCTTATTGGTTGGAACTTTTAATGTTTGGCAGGACTCATTTACAAGGTGCTTCAAGTCTAATCCTCCGGAACCATGGAATTGGaatttatatctttttccttTGTGGTGTTTTGGAGTTGTGATTCGATACTTGATTCTGTTCCCTATCAGGTTTGCCTTATTCCAAAATCTTAGTGCCACGTATCATACTCATATAATAACTATGAAATCCGGAATCTTCCTACTAGCAaatttttaatgcttttatatacacacacacacattattttgtttttcatttgtaGAATTAGGTATTGAGATTAGCTGTCTCAGAAATATGATTATTAGGAATTTGAACTGTCTTTGACCACATCGAGTTGTACCCTTTCTATTTGGTCTATATATCTGTCTGACTATCTATACTACTTTCCATGTTGATATGCGAAAAGATTTTCTGTTCTGAACTGGTTGAGGAAGTCCTTAGCATGACTAACTATAAGTAGATGGTTTACAGTATCTAATATTAAGAAATTGGGAAAATATACAGACCCAGAATGgtagatattttctctaaataGGAGATACAGTTAGTGAGTTACTTTgcagtcatttttttttttgtctaagtGATGCCAACCTCATTGACACTGCAGGGTTATAGGTTTAACACTAGGATGgataatatttctttcatcCTTCATTCCAGTGCACTTCCTATTGAAAGGACATGACAAGTTAAGGAGAAGTATTGAGGTGCATATTCAACTTATTCTATCTTTTTCCATTTGACATTTTGCTTAACATTGGTCTCCATCTTATTACTAAGACTACAATTGATGACCATTCCCGCAGCTTAGTTGCATGAACTGAAAATAAGCTTGTGacattttaactttttgatACAGATTACCTTGAAGGATGATAAATTTCTGTTCATTTGTTTCTAGTGCTACTAATATTGAATTTATATGACATGTCAATCAAGATTGTCAAACTCGATAGTGCACGTGAGAGTCCAGTAAATTCGACCCAAACTTactttacatgaaaaaaaaacatcctAATTTAAACAAGTGCACAAAATATAACTTCAGATAAATAAGTTCAtagaaatattgtaaaacataaattgaaatgtcAAGTGTCTATGTCTAATCCTCTAATGGCATCATCATctctttcatcatcttcatccaacTCTTCCCTTGATGAAAGTTGTGCATCCTCATTGTCCTCAAAAGTTATCTTATCAAGATCGAGAGCATCTAGAGTTGGATTTGTTGTTGCTCCATCTAAGTGAACATTTTCACCTTTAGCTTGCtcaatctcaacaacatcatttGCTTTATCCATTCATCATCTGATTCAATGCGAGAGCAACAGGTTATTGAATTTGTCTACTTTTCAACTtcaagttatatattatataaactaaatcattcatcttttttCTGATGTAAATGATTCCTTCTCTTTGTATGAATCTAAaatgaaatatcatatttttagtaaagatgtaaacataataaagaaaattataaattagaaataatttaaattaccatTTCAAACGTGTTCTAATTACACTCACATCCCGAAGAATTACAAGTCAAGCTTAGAATTCGAATAGCAATTCTCTTCAACTTTGGAGTTCCATCCCCAAACATCTCCCACCATTCCCCAGTATTTTGATGCTTTCCTGTATTCCTTTGCAACTTCCATTCCAAAAGGTCCTCTAGcaaaatgaaattcaacaatttttaatttttcttcttttggccAAATCTGGTACCAATCTTCTCATGCACATATACAATCCTTCTTTCACACCTCCACCATCATCATATCTAAAGTTAGGTTCATAGTGAAAATTGGGGTTCAAAAAATAGACGGTTGCATGCAAAGGCCTATGAAATTGATTATCTCATCGAACATCAATTATTCTCCAAACCTCTTCATAACTACATATAATTTACCAACCCAATTATTCTATATTAGAAATAATTTCACACATAAGTAATATAACTTTGAATGagtaaaagtttgaaattttaccTCTTAATATTGTCAAAATTGGACCTAATCTTCTCTTTTGCACAATCAAGTATCTAttatctagattcaccatgtttTCTCATCTTTTGGGAAAACGTGGTCTTGCCTTTTCACTGTAAATAATgaaagattttctttctcttggtAGAAGAATATGATCATTCCACTTAATAGTCAAGTttgttggaaaagaaaaaaatattgaatggccacaatttaaaatttaaacgaTTTAGATTAATTAGACTAAATGGGACAACAAATAGATGCTAAATGAAAACTACTACTGTAAAGGTGACTTCTTTTATCGTTGAAGTTCCATAGTTTTTAGCCATTCTATTTGTAGGcattatttaaacttttcctCTATGTATTGGTTTACTTGATTGACAGATGCTGTATGCAGTGGAGTACCTTGTTcatgttatttttctatttttgttgtcATGGCATGAATTGGGAATGGTCTCTCGGACATACACTCTCTTTTCTCCCTGTGCTGAGTATTAACACTGGCACGTTGTAAATTGTTCATTTCCTTCAGAGGTCTTTGGTAGAGATGATGTGCAGTTTCTTTGTTGCATCTTGGACTGGGGTTGTTAAGTATCATGGACCAAGGCCTAGTAGGCGACCAAAACAGGTTTGATTAATGCTGttgtattatcattatttatgtaTTCAATAAAGAGTATATGTTATCTATACTAATTTGAGCTTCCCCTTCATTTGTTGAGCAGGTTTTTGTAGCCAACCATACATCCATGATTGATTTCATTGTCTTAGAACAGATGACCGCTTTTGCTGTTATTATGCAGAAGCATCCTGGATGGGTTGGTAAGCATTTAGAGCTGACATCTATGATAGAAATATGATACACAAACTTTTTCCTTCCTCATCCATAACAAGCTGTATATACTAACTCCTAATCATTGGTACGTTGATGTTTATATGTGATTACACAGTCTAGCTACAAACAAGGTGAATAGTTCACCAAAATATgcgtaaaaaagaaaatgaatagaaaaattaaGCACTATATCCCTTCTAAATTGTTGGGCAGTCTAAATGAAAAAAACTTGCTGTTCTGGAAGAATAGGGTATGTGAAAGTGCAGAACAATGACGGATGATTTAATAAAACTTCCATCTTCTGAGAGAAAAGAAGTTTGAATCGGTATCATAATTTATCTTAAACAAACTATTTgtgaattttcttaaaaaattagttattgTACAGGATTATTGCAGAGTACCATTCTGGAGAGTCTAGGGTGCATCTGGTTCAACCGTGCAGAGGCAAAGGATAGAGAAATTGTTGCAAAGAAGTGAGTATAAATAAAGTTGTTATAAAATCTATTTCAAATctagtttcttttttacttaCACAATATTTCATGTCTCAGATTGAGGGATCATGTCCAGGGAGCTGATAACAACCCCCTTCTAATATTTCCTGAAGGAACTTGTGTAAATAATCACTATACAGTCATGTTCAAGAAGGTAtgttaattatttgcatttgcTGTCCATTTAAAATGCCTATGTTCTCCTATCTTATTTtaggaatatattttttattcttctattttGTACCTGCTGATTTCTATTCCCGTTTCTGTACTCAATAAATTTGTATTGAAGctttctctaatttttaatGGTGTCTAGGGTGCATTTGAACTCGGCTGCACAGTTTGCCCAGTTGCAATCAAGtacaataaaatttttgttgatGCTTTTTGGAATAGTAGAAAGTAAGAAGATGCTTCTCACATCAAATGTTTCTGCAATGCTGTTTACTTCTGCTTTGACTTTGCATTTCCTGCATTTTCAGGCAATCATTCACCATGCATCTGTTGCAGCTAATGACATCTTGGGCAGTTGTTTGTGATGTTTGGTACTTGGAGCCACAAAATCTGAAGCCGGGAGAGACACCGATTGAGTTTGCAGAAAGGTAAATAATGTTGATCCTGATTGTATCCTGGGAGATATATGTTTGGCTCTATCTTGGTCTTGAGATAGTCAGTGTTTAATTAACTATGTAGGGTGAGGGACATAATCTCGTTGCGTGCTGGCCTTAAAAAGGTTCCTTGGGATGGATATCTAAAATATTCTCGTCCTAGCCCAAAGCACAGAGAAAGGAAGTAAGTTAAATTTCTTGAATTCTTTTTCCCTAGTGTGCTATTTGCTGTCATATGTTCTGTCACTAGGGTGTTATAGTTAGAAGGTTTAAATCTGTTTTAAggttcctaattttttttttgttttaatctttgcaaaaaatgttatttttggaTCTTGACACTTTTGTAGCCcttgtttttttaatctttaccTCTAACTATAACTACTTTAGAATAAAAGCAGGAAATACCAGTTAAGATAATTAAGgtgacaatattttaaattaaaataattagattatttttaggTTCAATTAAATGACGTATTTACTATTTTGCATGAATAAGGTaatttacataagagtttacttttataacttaattttagttttcaatatATTATCAACAGTCTATTTTATTGTCTTTATAGGTTTAATTAGtgatttagtttaattttttatagtttgGTTCATTTTGGTCCCTAATTATTTTTGgattcaatttagttttctaatttttttaaaaaggttcATTTTGATTATTTCTATTGACGTTAATACCGTATTCGTACTTGtcactatgttaaatttttaaacattttaaaaaaatttatttaatttttatattttttaatttaaaagaaaaacagaaattaTTGCGTGTCAAGGAATGGTGATAAGGTTAGGTGTCAGTGTTATTGCATCATAACTTGACACTTggtattttatgttttcttttttaaattaaaatattttttaagaaaatttaaaaaaattgaaaatttaattaattgactTGTATAAGAATACGAGTTAACATCAATTTCACGGAAATGACCAaagaatgttttttaaaattagagaattaaattaaagccaaaaataataaagagattaaaataaatcaaatcaaaaaatTATAGGACTAAAGTACTAATCTAAgtctttaatattattcttacttTTCATTCAGTAACTTTTACtataataatttacttttaatattgtacttatatatgtatatataatataatataatttacttggacacttaaaatttactttcaatatgttacttttgatattataattttaattttgaatgaatataattttttttcttaatatatcaCTTACAATGACTTTATCTTCAAAGACAAAActaataaagttattaaatatgttttatattttgaaaattacttAGTACTCTCTTAGTTATCGagtttttaacaaataaaattgacataagaaaaattgaaaggGTAAAATTAGTTATGATAACAGAGAGAAAATATAATGATATCGAACTGTAGTGTTTAATAGGTGACTTACTTACAGGTACACGTAAGTGTACATTGAAATATTAGTTATGATAAAGAAAACTGAAAGGGGTAATACTTGATGACTTAAAATTGtattagaaatagaaaaaaaaaaattcttggtTTGAGTGAAAAGCTTTAAAAGACTATTATGAGGGGACAAAGGACGGGATAATATCTTGAAGaatgcataaaatataataatagcaatctcttttttttctatcattgcacaattcaaaagtatttttgtcaaaatatattgtatcacgaattctttaaaattataaatacgatatatatgtaattatctttttaaataatatttagttaaaagtCGTTAATggttaattaacaaaattaatataaaaaatactgtTCGTTACATATTATctgttaaaagtaaattataaatatatattttgatatgttGATATGTTACCTCCACCTTAGGAGGACACAGAGAGGGTTAATATGTTGTTCATAGTTATCTTGATATGTTGATATGTTAGTGGCTATTTCATATATATGTCTGCAGCAGTTCGGacataattgaattatattatccatttttgtgttatttcatatttattttgtttctcaCAAGTTGGACtatattatatctttatttataggaAATCTGCATTATTTCTCAGCAAAACTTGACAATTGGCTGAACTGTTATTAATTCTGTTATTATTTTGTACGTATTTTGTTTCTCACAGATCATACATAAATCATAAATTCTCAACAAAACCGGATAATTGGCTGAACTGTAGGGTCAATTTTGTTCCTAACAACATTTTGATTATAGACAATTTGCATAACTTTTCAACAGGACCAGAcaaaataacattaacaaaattttagaacACATTTAAGACTAATTAGAACAATAATATTACCAAAGACTTAATACATATTGAAGTCTAATTGTTGTTTTGGTTTCTTAGCTGTGGTGGATCATATTGCTGATCACCAATATTTGCTGGAACAAGTTAGATGTGTCAAATTTGCTACTTGAGCCCCTTAATTTTTTCTCCAATGATGTTTATAGGATTCGTTAAATACTAGAAACATGATATTTTGCAAGATGGAACAAATTCTGTTTGTTAGAATTTTACATATACATGGATTTTTGTGTtatataatgtatatttttgttcatttgattttgATGTTACTTAAGCTTGTTGGTTATCATGCATCTGTAGGCAACAGAGCTTTGCTGAGTTAGTGCTGCGGCGATTGGAGGAAAAGTGAGATGTATCTTTGTGTAGATTGTTCTTACTTGTTCTTGGTGATGTTATTCTTCAACccttttcatgttctttttcttttttacaatgtTAATGTTATGTTTACATTTATTCAGATATGCATATATTTCCCATTAACAATAAATTTTCCTATGGATTGTTGCTGTCTGTACAAACTGGTGATAGCCAGATCTTTTAAGGATTAAATTTTTACTGTTGTTCCATGTAGTTTATGTCAATACATCATAATAACTAATAactttatacaaaatttaatcaatttaacgGTTGAAGTGTAATTATACgttatgtattaaattttatagaaaatcgAACTACAATAAGTATAGTTGTTTGCAAAGTAAATTGTTTTTGAGATAATAGTGCTAAAAGTAAATCAGCCTACCTTGAAAAATATGAACTCTTATTATATTATAccaatgaaattttatcatCTTTTGGTTTCGTCTTGCAAAAGTAAAGAACAGAAGTATTAGAGAACGTAAATTCTAAATGGTGAAGAAAAATGACACTATTTACATTATACCATTCactttttgttttccaaaaagAACCACAACATAGATAAATTTTGTATGGAAGAccaaaataggaaaaaaaaaatcagtgaGAACAAAAGGCAATATGGTAAAATTTATTGAAcactaaaagtaaaattaaaatagaaatgtaAGTTATACTACGTCACGGACATACCAGTTAGCTAATACAAAAAATGATAGAGAACAAAACcaagatataaaatttatcaagGATCAAGACGTGACAAAAgtttattacatataatatgcagaattttaacatttatgatTCCCAAAGTTATCCAAAccttattttaatgataattatataattgaatagtTACAATTGATTGTgattataagtaattttaaa
Proteins encoded:
- the LOC106778076 gene encoding glycerol-3-phosphate acyltransferase 3, which encodes MNNPGRLKSSSSELDLDQPNIEDYLPSGSTIQQEPHGKLSLHDLLNISPTLSEAAGAIVDDSFTRCFKSNPPEPWNWNLYLFPLWCFGVVIRYLILFPIRVIGLTLGWIIFLSSFIPVHFLLKGHDKLRRSIERSLVEMMCSFFVASWTGVVKYHGPRPSRRPKQVFVANHTSMIDFIVLEQMTAFAVIMQKHPGWVGLLQSTILESLGCIWFNRAEAKDREIVAKKLRDHVQGADNNPLLIFPEGTCVNNHYTVMFKKGAFELGCTVCPVAIKYNKIFVDAFWNSRKQSFTMHLLQLMTSWAVVCDVWYLEPQNLKPGETPIEFAERVRDIISLRAGLKKVPWDGYLKYSRPSPKHRERKQQSFAELVLRRLEEK